One part of the Muntiacus reevesi chromosome 18, mMunRee1.1, whole genome shotgun sequence genome encodes these proteins:
- the ARMC7 gene encoding armadillo repeat-containing protein 7 isoform X1, translated as MAQKPKVDPHVGRLGYLQALVTEFQETQSQDAKEQVLANLANFAYDPANYQYLRQLQVLDLFLDSLSEENETLVEFAIGAVGSPWRLSGWNLYKLPFSGTQTDPGGLCNLCADRANREYILQAGGVPLIVNCLSSRSEETVLSAVTALMGLGSPGTGSHPELTARPVVQCMLRFSLSASARLRNLAQIFLEDFCSPSQVAEARSWRADAALGIPLPRTEAPQQP; from the exons ATGGCCCAGAAGCCGAAGGTAGACCCCCACGTCGGTCGGCTGGGGTACCTGCAGGCGCTGGTCACGGAATTCCAGGAGACGCAGAGCCAAG ACGCCAAGGAGCAAGTGCTGGCCAACCTCGCCAACTTCGCCTATGACCCCGCTAACTACCAGTATCTGCGGCAGCTGCAGGTCCTAGATTTATTCCTCGATTCGCTGTCGGAGGAGAATGAGACCCTGGTGGAGTTTGCTATTG GTGCAGTGGGAAGTCCCTGGAGGTTGAGTGGATGGAACCTTTACAAGCTTCCCTTCAGCGGGACCCAGACTGACCCAG GCGGCCTCTGCAACCTGTGCGCCGACAGGGCCAACAGGGAATACATCCTGCAGGCGGGGGGCGTCCCCCTCATCGTCAACTGCCTGTCCAGCCGCAGCGAGGAGACCGTGCTGTCCGCCGTGACCGCGCTCATGGGCCTGGGCTCGCCCGGCACGGGCTCCCACCCCGAGCTGACGGCCCGGCCCGTGGTCCAGTGCATGCTGCGCTTCTCCCTGTCGGCCAGCGCCCGGCTCCGAAACCTGGCCCAGATCTTCCTGGAAGACTTCTGCTCTCCCAGCCAGGTGGCCGAGGCCCGCAGCTGGCGAGCGGATGCCGCCCTGGGGATCCCCCTGCCGAGGACGGAGGCCCCACAGCAGCCCTGA
- the ARMC7 gene encoding armadillo repeat-containing protein 7 isoform X4 has product MAQKPKVDPHVGRLGYLQALVTEFQETQSQDAKEQVLANLANFAYDPANYQYLRQLQVLDLFLDSLSEENETLVEFAIGICTVMKGP; this is encoded by the exons ATGGCCCAGAAGCCGAAGGTAGACCCCCACGTCGGTCGGCTGGGGTACCTGCAGGCGCTGGTCACGGAATTCCAGGAGACGCAGAGCCAAG ACGCCAAGGAGCAAGTGCTGGCCAACCTCGCCAACTTCGCCTATGACCCCGCTAACTACCAGTATCTGCGGCAGCTGCAGGTCCTAGATTTATTCCTCGATTCGCTGTCGGAGGAGAATGAGACCCTGGTGGAGTTTGCTATTG GTATTTGCACTGTGATGAAAGGCCCCTGA
- the ARMC7 gene encoding armadillo repeat-containing protein 7 isoform X3, translating to MAQKPKVDPHVGRLGYLQALVTEFQETQSQDAKEQVLANLANFAYDPANYQYLRQLQVLDLFLDSLSEENETLVEFAIGAVGSPWRLSGWNLYKLPFSGTQTDPASGSFPMSQLFASDGRSIGVSASMSVLQ from the exons ATGGCCCAGAAGCCGAAGGTAGACCCCCACGTCGGTCGGCTGGGGTACCTGCAGGCGCTGGTCACGGAATTCCAGGAGACGCAGAGCCAAG ACGCCAAGGAGCAAGTGCTGGCCAACCTCGCCAACTTCGCCTATGACCCCGCTAACTACCAGTATCTGCGGCAGCTGCAGGTCCTAGATTTATTCCTCGATTCGCTGTCGGAGGAGAATGAGACCCTGGTGGAGTTTGCTATTG GTGCAGTGGGAAGTCCCTGGAGGTTGAGTGGATGGAACCTTTACAAGCTTCCCTTCAGCGGGACCCAGACTGACCCAG catcagggtcttttccaatgagtcagctcttcgcatcagatggtcgaagtattggagtttcagcttcaatgtcagtcctccaatga
- the ARMC7 gene encoding armadillo repeat-containing protein 7 isoform X2, with translation MAQKPKVDPHVGRLGYLQALVTEFQETQSQDAKEQVLANLANFAYDPANYQYLRQLQVLDLFLDSLSEENETLVEFAIGGLCNLCADRANREYILQAGGVPLIVNCLSSRSEETVLSAVTALMGLGSPGTGSHPELTARPVVQCMLRFSLSASARLRNLAQIFLEDFCSPSQVAEARSWRADAALGIPLPRTEAPQQP, from the exons ATGGCCCAGAAGCCGAAGGTAGACCCCCACGTCGGTCGGCTGGGGTACCTGCAGGCGCTGGTCACGGAATTCCAGGAGACGCAGAGCCAAG ACGCCAAGGAGCAAGTGCTGGCCAACCTCGCCAACTTCGCCTATGACCCCGCTAACTACCAGTATCTGCGGCAGCTGCAGGTCCTAGATTTATTCCTCGATTCGCTGTCGGAGGAGAATGAGACCCTGGTGGAGTTTGCTATTG GCGGCCTCTGCAACCTGTGCGCCGACAGGGCCAACAGGGAATACATCCTGCAGGCGGGGGGCGTCCCCCTCATCGTCAACTGCCTGTCCAGCCGCAGCGAGGAGACCGTGCTGTCCGCCGTGACCGCGCTCATGGGCCTGGGCTCGCCCGGCACGGGCTCCCACCCCGAGCTGACGGCCCGGCCCGTGGTCCAGTGCATGCTGCGCTTCTCCCTGTCGGCCAGCGCCCGGCTCCGAAACCTGGCCCAGATCTTCCTGGAAGACTTCTGCTCTCCCAGCCAGGTGGCCGAGGCCCGCAGCTGGCGAGCGGATGCCGCCCTGGGGATCCCCCTGCCGAGGACGGAGGCCCCACAGCAGCCCTGA
- the NT5C gene encoding 5'(3')-deoxyribonucleotidase, cytosolic type isoform X1, whose translation MSMQAYPQTRRGARAPPRPVGGAGEGPGLPRAGGRGTRAPKQISPARPGPARRGSGSSRSRARLRALPGPVPRFPRVPCLAALAMGTPARRARPVRVLVDMDCVLADFEAGLLRGFLQRFPGEPHVPLAERRGFYAREQYRALRPDLADKVASVFEAPGFFLDLEPIPGALEAMREMSDMQDTQVFICTSPLMKYDHCVAEKYRWVEKHLGPQFVERIIMTRDKTVISGDILIDDKEVIRGQEETPSWEHILFTCCHNQHLALAPPRRRLRSWSDNWREIIDSKRGALPLDPDGLGLPQQ comes from the exons ATGTCCATGCAGGCGTACCCTCAGACCAGACGCGGGGCGCGGGCACCGCCACGTCCAGTCGGGGGTGCTGGGGAAGGCCCGGGGCTcccgcgggcgggcgggcggggcacCCGGGCGCCCAAGCAAATCAGCCCGGCCCGGCCGGGCCCCGCCCGCCGCGGCTCCGGAAGTAGCCGTTCCCGCGCCCGGCTCCGCGCGCTCCCGGGACCGGTTCCGCGTTTCCCGCGGGTCCCCTGCCTCGCGGCGCTGGCGATGGGGACGCCGGCGCGGCGCGCGCGGCCCGTGCGGGTGCTGGTGGACATGGACTGCGTGCTGGCGGACTTCGAGGCCGGCCTGCTGCGGGGCTTCCTCCAACGTTTCCCCGGGGAGCCGCACGTGCCGCTGGCGGAGCGCCGCGGCTTCTACGCGCGCGAGCAGTACCGGGCGCTGCGCCCCGACCTGGCG GACAAAGTGGCCAGTGTGTTTGAAGCCCCAGGCTTTTTCCTAGACTTGGAGCCCATCCCTGGAGCCTTGGAAGCCATGCGGGAGATGAGTGACATGCAGGA CACCCAGGTCTTCATCTGCACCAGTCCTCTGATGAAGTACGACCACTGTGTGGCCGAGAAG TACCGCTGGGTGGAGAAGCACCTGGGACCCCAGTTTGTGGAGCGCATTATCATGACGAGGGACAAGACCGTGATCTCGGGGGACATACTCATTGATGACAAGGAGGTCATTCGAG GCCAAGAGGAGACCCCCAGCTGGGAGCATATCTTGTTCACCTGCTGCCACAACCAGCACCTGGCCCTGGCCCCGCCTCGGAGACGGCTGCGCTCCTGGAGCGACAACTGGAGGGAGATTATAGACAGCAAGCGGGGAGCCCTGCCGCTGGACCCTGACGGCCTGGGGCTGCCCCAGCAATGA
- the NT5C gene encoding 5'(3')-deoxyribonucleotidase, cytosolic type isoform X3, translating to MSMQAYPQTRRGARAPPRPVGGAGEGPGLPRAGGRGTRAPKQISPARPGPARRGSGSSRSRARLRALPGPVPRFPRVPCLAALAMGTPARRARPVRVLVDMDCVLADFEAGLLRGFLQRFPGEPHVPLAERRGFYAREQYRALRPDLAYRWVEKHLGPQFVERIIMTRDKTVISGDILIDDKEVIRGQEETPSWEHILFTCCHNQHLALAPPRRRLRSWSDNWREIIDSKRGALPLDPDGLGLPQQ from the exons ATGTCCATGCAGGCGTACCCTCAGACCAGACGCGGGGCGCGGGCACCGCCACGTCCAGTCGGGGGTGCTGGGGAAGGCCCGGGGCTcccgcgggcgggcgggcggggcacCCGGGCGCCCAAGCAAATCAGCCCGGCCCGGCCGGGCCCCGCCCGCCGCGGCTCCGGAAGTAGCCGTTCCCGCGCCCGGCTCCGCGCGCTCCCGGGACCGGTTCCGCGTTTCCCGCGGGTCCCCTGCCTCGCGGCGCTGGCGATGGGGACGCCGGCGCGGCGCGCGCGGCCCGTGCGGGTGCTGGTGGACATGGACTGCGTGCTGGCGGACTTCGAGGCCGGCCTGCTGCGGGGCTTCCTCCAACGTTTCCCCGGGGAGCCGCACGTGCCGCTGGCGGAGCGCCGCGGCTTCTACGCGCGCGAGCAGTACCGGGCGCTGCGCCCCGACCTGGCG TACCGCTGGGTGGAGAAGCACCTGGGACCCCAGTTTGTGGAGCGCATTATCATGACGAGGGACAAGACCGTGATCTCGGGGGACATACTCATTGATGACAAGGAGGTCATTCGAG GCCAAGAGGAGACCCCCAGCTGGGAGCATATCTTGTTCACCTGCTGCCACAACCAGCACCTGGCCCTGGCCCCGCCTCGGAGACGGCTGCGCTCCTGGAGCGACAACTGGAGGGAGATTATAGACAGCAAGCGGGGAGCCCTGCCGCTGGACCCTGACGGCCTGGGGCTGCCCCAGCAATGA
- the NT5C gene encoding 5'(3')-deoxyribonucleotidase, cytosolic type isoform X2: MSMQAYPQTRRGARAPPRPVGGAGEGPGLPRAGGRGTRAPKQISPARPGPARRGSGSSRSRARLRALPGPVPRFPRVPCLAALAMGTPARRARPVRVLVDMDCVLADFEAGLLRGFLQRFPGEPHVPLAERRGFYAREQYRALRPDLADKVASVFEAPGFFLDLEPIPGALEAMREMSDMQDTQVFICTSPLMKYDHCVAEKVRLPQRSTGKLSFLSSDLLKETIGGLPWQSRVPLGGEAPGTPVCGAHYHDEGQDRDLGGHTH, encoded by the exons ATGTCCATGCAGGCGTACCCTCAGACCAGACGCGGGGCGCGGGCACCGCCACGTCCAGTCGGGGGTGCTGGGGAAGGCCCGGGGCTcccgcgggcgggcgggcggggcacCCGGGCGCCCAAGCAAATCAGCCCGGCCCGGCCGGGCCCCGCCCGCCGCGGCTCCGGAAGTAGCCGTTCCCGCGCCCGGCTCCGCGCGCTCCCGGGACCGGTTCCGCGTTTCCCGCGGGTCCCCTGCCTCGCGGCGCTGGCGATGGGGACGCCGGCGCGGCGCGCGCGGCCCGTGCGGGTGCTGGTGGACATGGACTGCGTGCTGGCGGACTTCGAGGCCGGCCTGCTGCGGGGCTTCCTCCAACGTTTCCCCGGGGAGCCGCACGTGCCGCTGGCGGAGCGCCGCGGCTTCTACGCGCGCGAGCAGTACCGGGCGCTGCGCCCCGACCTGGCG GACAAAGTGGCCAGTGTGTTTGAAGCCCCAGGCTTTTTCCTAGACTTGGAGCCCATCCCTGGAGCCTTGGAAGCCATGCGGGAGATGAGTGACATGCAGGA CACCCAGGTCTTCATCTGCACCAGTCCTCTGATGAAGTACGACCACTGTGTGGCCGAGAAGGTGCGGCTGCCCCAGCGCTCCACAGGCAAACTTAGCTTCCTAAGCTCTGATTTGTTAAAAGAAACCatcgggggacttccctggcagtccagag TACCGCTGGGTGGAGAAGCACCTGGGACCCCAGTTTGTGGAGCGCATTATCATGACGAGGGACAAGACCGTGATCTCGGGGGACATACTCATTGA
- the JPT1 gene encoding jupiter microtubule associated homolog 1 isoform X3: protein MTTTTTFKGVDPNSRNSSRVLRPPGGGSNFSLGFDEPTEQPVRRNKMASSIFGTPEENPPSWAKSAGAKSSGGREDSESSGPQRRNSSEANSGDFLDLKKTWTQTCRPAWGRARRSLCPPPPCPAPWRRRLCRPGETPLAASPASSWVSSVCPELCRPVSLFFFHACELHNLSLTVHLLDLFH, encoded by the exons atgaccaccaccaccaccttcaaGGGCGTCGACCCCAACAGCAGGAACAGCTCCCG GGTTTTGCGGCCTCCCGGCGGTGGATCCAATTTTTCGTTAGGTTTTGATGAACCAACAGAACAACCCGTGAGGAGGAACAAGATGGCCTCCAGCATCTTTGGGACGCCTGAGGAAAACCCCCCTTCCTGGGCCAAGTCGGCAG GTGCCAAGTCTAGTGGGGGCAGGGAAGATTCTGAGTCATCTGGACCCCAGAGAAGGAATTCTTCTGAAGCGAACTCTGGAGACTTCTTAGATCTgaag AAAACGTGGACACAGACCTGCAGGCCAGCCTGGGGCAGAGCGAGGAGAAGCCTGTGCCCGCCGCCCCCGTGCCCAGCCCCGTGGCGCCGGCGCCTGTGCCGTCCCGGAGAAACCCCCCTGGCGGCAAGTCCAGCCTCGTCCTGGGTTAGCTCTGTCTGCCCGGAACTCTGTCgtcctgtttctttgttttttttccatgctTGTGAACTGCACAACTTGAGCCTGACTGTACATCTTTTGgatttgtttcattaa
- the JPT1 gene encoding jupiter microtubule associated homolog 1 isoform X2 — translation MTTTTTFKGVDPNSRNSSRVLRPPGGGSNFSLGFDEPTEQPVRRNKMASSIFGTPEENPPSWAKSAGAKSSGGREDSESSGPQRRNSSEANSGDFLDLKSCPGERGWLESDPGGAPGASVHPLRGEESKMEASKHGRRREQGWKPPKAFRTDGCQSENVDTDLQASLGQSEEKPVPAAPVPSPVAPAPVPSRRNPPGGKSSLVLG, via the exons atgaccaccaccaccaccttcaaGGGCGTCGACCCCAACAGCAGGAACAGCTCCCG GGTTTTGCGGCCTCCCGGCGGTGGATCCAATTTTTCGTTAGGTTTTGATGAACCAACAGAACAACCCGTGAGGAGGAACAAGATGGCCTCCAGCATCTTTGGGACGCCTGAGGAAAACCCCCCTTCCTGGGCCAAGTCGGCAG GTGCCAAGTCTAGTGGGGGCAGGGAAGATTCTGAGTCATCTGGACCCCAGAGAAGGAATTCTTCTGAAGCGAACTCTGGAGACTTCTTAGATCTgaag TCATGTCCTGGGGAAAGAGGCTGGCTGGAGAGTGACCCTGGCGGAGCCCCAGGTGCCAGCGTCCATCCTCTAAGGGGAGAGGAAAGCAAAATGGAAGCTAGCAAGCATGGCCGGCGGCGAGAACAAGGCTGGAAGCCTCCTAAAGCTTTCAGGACAGACGGATGTCAGTCAG AAAACGTGGACACAGACCTGCAGGCCAGCCTGGGGCAGAGCGAGGAGAAGCCTGTGCCCGCCGCCCCCGTGCCCAGCCCCGTGGCGCCGGCGCCTGTGCCGTCCCGGAGAAACCCCCCTGGCGGCAAGTCCAGCCTCGTCCTGGGTTAG
- the JPT1 gene encoding jupiter microtubule associated homolog 1 isoform X1, whose product MTTTTTFKGVDPNSRNSSRVLRPPGGGSNFSLGFDEPTEQPVRRNKMASSIFGTPEENPPSWAKSAGAKSSGGREDSESSGPQRRNSSEANSGDFLDLKGEGDIHGWLESDPGGAPGASVHPLRGEESKMEASKHGRRREQGWKPPKAFRTDGCQSENVDTDLQASLGQSEEKPVPAAPVPSPVAPAPVPSRRNPPGGKSSLVLG is encoded by the exons atgaccaccaccaccaccttcaaGGGCGTCGACCCCAACAGCAGGAACAGCTCCCG GGTTTTGCGGCCTCCCGGCGGTGGATCCAATTTTTCGTTAGGTTTTGATGAACCAACAGAACAACCCGTGAGGAGGAACAAGATGGCCTCCAGCATCTTTGGGACGCCTGAGGAAAACCCCCCTTCCTGGGCCAAGTCGGCAG GTGCCAAGTCTAGTGGGGGCAGGGAAGATTCTGAGTCATCTGGACCCCAGAGAAGGAATTCTTCTGAAGCGAACTCTGGAGACTTCTTAGATCTgaag ggagaAGGTGACATTCATG GCTGGCTGGAGAGTGACCCTGGCGGAGCCCCAGGTGCCAGCGTCCATCCTCTAAGGGGAGAGGAAAGCAAAATGGAAGCTAGCAAGCATGGCCGGCGGCGAGAACAAGGCTGGAAGCCTCCTAAAGCTTTCAGGACAGACGGATGTCAGTCAG AAAACGTGGACACAGACCTGCAGGCCAGCCTGGGGCAGAGCGAGGAGAAGCCTGTGCCCGCCGCCCCCGTGCCCAGCCCCGTGGCGCCGGCGCCTGTGCCGTCCCGGAGAAACCCCCCTGGCGGCAAGTCCAGCCTCGTCCTGGGTTAG
- the JPT1 gene encoding jupiter microtubule associated homolog 1 isoform X4, which yields MTTTTTFKGVDPNSRNSSRVLRPPGGGSNFSLGFDEPTEQPVRRNKMASSIFGTPEENPPSWAKSAGAKSSGGREDSESSGPQRRNSSEANSGDFLDLKGEGDIHENVDTDLQASLGQSEEKPVPAAPVPSPVAPAPVPSRRNPPGGKSSLVLG from the exons atgaccaccaccaccaccttcaaGGGCGTCGACCCCAACAGCAGGAACAGCTCCCG GGTTTTGCGGCCTCCCGGCGGTGGATCCAATTTTTCGTTAGGTTTTGATGAACCAACAGAACAACCCGTGAGGAGGAACAAGATGGCCTCCAGCATCTTTGGGACGCCTGAGGAAAACCCCCCTTCCTGGGCCAAGTCGGCAG GTGCCAAGTCTAGTGGGGGCAGGGAAGATTCTGAGTCATCTGGACCCCAGAGAAGGAATTCTTCTGAAGCGAACTCTGGAGACTTCTTAGATCTgaag ggagaAGGTGACATTCATG AAAACGTGGACACAGACCTGCAGGCCAGCCTGGGGCAGAGCGAGGAGAAGCCTGTGCCCGCCGCCCCCGTGCCCAGCCCCGTGGCGCCGGCGCCTGTGCCGTCCCGGAGAAACCCCCCTGGCGGCAAGTCCAGCCTCGTCCTGGGTTAG